A section of the Cucumis melo cultivar AY unplaced genomic scaffold, USDA_Cmelo_AY_1.0 utg001291l, whole genome shotgun sequence genome encodes:
- the LOC127147205 gene encoding uncharacterized protein LOC127147205 isoform X1: MQNLENIHVNPHNAEVQKQLNENPFLFSSFSVGRSSLFEEIDKTHLEVPFNRNHKLVVKIVAKVKDEHKLFDEMRRRILSFKNHKYLSIWSIFKFLQNYKSLTWSVEMPIDFYINGTAISVCLKFLIIYPCCFGVCTQLASEPIFLTRPSN, from the exons ATGcaaaatctagaaaatatcCATGTGAATCCACATAATGCAGAGGTACAAAAACAACTAAATGAGAATCCATTCCTTTTCTCATCCTTTTCAGTTGGGAGAAGCTCTCTTTTT GAAGAAATCGACAAAACACATCTGGAAGTGCCTTTCAATCGCAATCACAA gtTGGTGGTAAAAATTGTGGCTAAAGTGAAAGATGAACATAAGCTATTTGATGAAATGCGAAGGagaattttaagttttaagaaCCACAAGTATTT GAGCATTTGGAGCATTTTCAAGTTCTTGCAGAACTACAAGTCCCTTAC CTGGTCGGTGGAGATGCCGATTGATTTCTATATAAACGGCACAGCTATATCAGTATGTCTTAAATTCCTCATCATTTACCCTTGTTGTTTCGGTGTCTGCACTCAATTAGCCAGTGAACCTATATTTTTAACGAGACCATCAAATTAG
- the LOC127147205 gene encoding uncharacterized protein LOC127147205 isoform X3 — translation MQNLENIHVNPHNAEEEIDKTHLEVPFNRNHKLVVKIVAKVKDEHKLFDEMRRRILSFKNHKYLSIWSIFKFLQNYKSLTWSVEMPIDFYINGTAISVCLKFLIIYPCCFGVCTQLASEPIFLTRPSN, via the exons ATGcaaaatctagaaaatatcCATGTGAATCCACATAATGCAGAG GAAGAAATCGACAAAACACATCTGGAAGTGCCTTTCAATCGCAATCACAA gtTGGTGGTAAAAATTGTGGCTAAAGTGAAAGATGAACATAAGCTATTTGATGAAATGCGAAGGagaattttaagttttaagaaCCACAAGTATTT GAGCATTTGGAGCATTTTCAAGTTCTTGCAGAACTACAAGTCCCTTAC CTGGTCGGTGGAGATGCCGATTGATTTCTATATAAACGGCACAGCTATATCAGTATGTCTTAAATTCCTCATCATTTACCCTTGTTGTTTCGGTGTCTGCACTCAATTAGCCAGTGAACCTATATTTTTAACGAGACCATCAAATTAG
- the LOC127147205 gene encoding uncharacterized protein LOC127147205 isoform X2, with the protein MQNLENIHVNPHNAEVQKQLNENPFLFSSFSVGRSSLFEEIDKTHLEVPFNRNHKLVVKIVAKVKDEHKLFDEMRRRILSFKNHKYFIWSIFKFLQNYKSLTWSVEMPIDFYINGTAISVCLKFLIIYPCCFGVCTQLASEPIFLTRPSN; encoded by the exons ATGcaaaatctagaaaatatcCATGTGAATCCACATAATGCAGAGGTACAAAAACAACTAAATGAGAATCCATTCCTTTTCTCATCCTTTTCAGTTGGGAGAAGCTCTCTTTTT GAAGAAATCGACAAAACACATCTGGAAGTGCCTTTCAATCGCAATCACAA gtTGGTGGTAAAAATTGTGGCTAAAGTGAAAGATGAACATAAGCTATTTGATGAAATGCGAAGGagaattttaagttttaagaaCCACAAGTATTT CATTTGGAGCATTTTCAAGTTCTTGCAGAACTACAAGTCCCTTAC CTGGTCGGTGGAGATGCCGATTGATTTCTATATAAACGGCACAGCTATATCAGTATGTCTTAAATTCCTCATCATTTACCCTTGTTGTTTCGGTGTCTGCACTCAATTAGCCAGTGAACCTATATTTTTAACGAGACCATCAAATTAG
- the LOC127147205 gene encoding uncharacterized protein LOC127147205 isoform X4 produces MQRLVVKIVAKVKDEHKLFDEMRRRILSFKNHKYLSIWSIFKFLQNYKSLTWSVEMPIDFYINGTAISVCLKFLIIYPCCFGVCTQLASEPIFLTRPSN; encoded by the exons ATGCAGAG gtTGGTGGTAAAAATTGTGGCTAAAGTGAAAGATGAACATAAGCTATTTGATGAAATGCGAAGGagaattttaagttttaagaaCCACAAGTATTT GAGCATTTGGAGCATTTTCAAGTTCTTGCAGAACTACAAGTCCCTTAC CTGGTCGGTGGAGATGCCGATTGATTTCTATATAAACGGCACAGCTATATCAGTATGTCTTAAATTCCTCATCATTTACCCTTGTTGTTTCGGTGTCTGCACTCAATTAGCCAGTGAACCTATATTTTTAACGAGACCATCAAATTAG
- the LOC127147206 gene encoding polygalacturonase-like codes for MALHKTLFILFLFLTLASASTFNVVDFGAKPNIGTDSSQAFEEAWASACRATTAVSIYVPKGRFYVKSIAFEGPCNNNDITIRIDGTLLAPSNYAVIANSGNWITFKRVDGVNVFGGVLDAQGFGLWACKNSKSSCPSGATSLEFSNSKNIMVSGLTSLNSQMFHIVINGCQNVKAQGLKISAAGNSPNTDGIHVALSSTVTILNSIIGTGDDCISIGPGTSNLWIENVACGPGHGISIGSLGREVQEDGVENVTVKSATFTNTQNGVRIKTWGKPSNGFARSVIFQDIVMVNVENPIIIDQNYCPDNKGCPGQDSGVKISDVTYRNIHGTSATQVAMKFDCSSKFPCNDITLEDVELSYKNEAAEASCSHAEGSAAGLVQPSSCL; via the exons ATGGCTCTTCACAAAACCTTATTCattcttttcctcttcctcaCTTTGGCCTCGGCTTCCACCTTTAACGTAGTCGATTTCGGTGCAAAACCCAACATCGGAACCGACTCATCGCAGGCGTTCGAGGAAGCTTGGGCTAGTGCATGTCGTGCAACGACAGCCGTGTCCATTTATGTTCCAAAAGGGAGATTCTATGTGAAAAGTATAGCATTTGAAGGGCCTTGCAATAATAATGATATCACTATACGAATTGATGGGACGCTTTTGGCTCCATCAAACTATGCTGTGATTGCAAATTCAGGAAATTGGATCACTTTTAAACGTGTTGATGGTGTTAACGTGTTTGGTGGCGTTCTTGATGCCCAAGGATTTGGATTATGGGCTTGCAAGAATTCCAAAAGCTCTTGCCCCTCCGGAGCCACG TCGTTGGAATTTTCCAATTCAAAGAATATAATGGTTAGTGGCTTAACGTCACTAAATAGTCAAATGTTCCACATAGTAATCAATGGTTGTCAAAATGTGAAAGCACAAGGACTGAAGATATCAGCTGCTGGTAATAGCCCAAACACCGACGGCATTCACGTAGCATTATCCTCAACGGTTACTATCCTCAACTCTATAATTGGCACGGGCGACGATTGCATTTCAATAGGTCCTGGCACGTCGAACTTGTGGATTGAGAATGTTGCTTGTGGACCTGGACATGGAATCAG CATTGGGAGTTTAGGAAGAGAAGTGCAAGAAGATGGTGTTGAGAATGTAACAGTTAAATCTGCTACATTCACAAACACACAAAATGGGGTCAGAATTAAAACATGGGGAAAGCCGAGCAATGGATTTGCAAGAAGCGTTATCTTTCAAGACATTGTAATGGTCAATGTGGAAAATCCTATCATTATTGATCAAAATTATTGCCCCGACAACAAAGGTTGTCCTGGACAG gATTCTGGAGTTAAAATCAGCGATGTGACATATCGAAACATACACGGAACATCAGCGACGCAAGTTGCGATGAAATTCGATTGTAGCTCGAAATTTCCATGCAATGACATAACTTTGGAGGATGTGGAGTTGAGTTATAAGAATGAAGCAGCTGAAGCTTCATGTAGTCATGCTGAAGGAAGTGCTGCTGGTTTAGTTCAGCCATCAAGTTGTTTGTAG
- the LOC103491984 gene encoding polygalacturonase-like precursor (The RefSeq protein has 2 substitutions compared to this genomic sequence), with protein sequence MMVVVIIFLALLLKKHALTAAAGGLTFDIVNLGAKPDGKTDASHALQSAWARACSSTVASTVYVPKGRFYVQSGNFIGPCNYNSITFLINGTLVASSNFKVLAKSRTWISFSRINALSIYGGILDGQGTTLWACKNSGINTCSLGATTLEVSDSQNILINGLSSVNSQMYHIVVYDCQDVRIQGVKVLAASNSPNTDGIHVERSSNVTILNSNIRTGDDCISIGPGTSHLWMERLACGPGHGISIGSLGKWWEEAGVENVTLKTAHFNGTMNGVRIKSWGRPSNGFAKNILFQHIVFDNVNNPLIIDQNYCPHNQGCPGQASGVKISNVRYEDIHGTSATEVGINFECSPARPCNEIRLKDVKLIFKDQIAQASCEYATGTTLGLVQPSNCLL encoded by the exons ATGATGGTTGTTGTTATAATTTTCCTTGCTCTTCTGTTAAAGAAGCACGCCTTGACTGCTGCTGCTGGTGGATTGACGTTTGATATCGTCAATCTTGGAGCCAAGCCGGATGGTAAGACCGATGCCTCTCATGCGTTGCAGTCTGCATGGGCTCGTGCATGCTCCTCTACAGTTGCGTCTACCGTTTATGTGCCCAAAGGAAGATTCTACGTTCAAAGTGGTAACTTTATTGGACCTTGTAACTATAATTCTATCACCTTTCTCATCAACGGCACACTTGTGGCTTCTTCGAATTTTAAGGTTCTGGCCAAATCAAGAACCTGGATTTCTTTCTCACGTATAAATGCACTTTCCATTTATGGTGGCATTCTTGATGGCCAAGGAACTACCTTGTGGGCTTGCAAAAACTCAGGGATCAACACTTGCTCTCTTGGCGCAACA ACGTTGGAAGTTTCAGATTCACAGAATATATTGATCAATGGATTATCTTCAGTTAACAGCCAAATGTATCACATTGTTGTGTATGACTGTCAAGACGTGAAGATTCAAGGAGTGAAAGTCTTAGCTGCCAGCAATAGCCCCAACACTGATGGCATTCATGTGGAGAGATCATCAAATGTTACCATTCTCAATTCAAACATTCGCACCGGGGACGACTGCATCTCAATTGGCCCTGGGACTTCCCATTTATGGATGGAAAGACTTGCATGTGGACCTGGACATGGAATCAG CATTGGGAGTTTGGGGAAATGGTGGGAAGAGGCTGGAGTGGAAAATGTGACATTAAAAACAGCTCATTTCAACGGAACAATGAATGGAGTGAGGATTAAATCTTGGGGAAGGCCCAGCAATGGGTTTGCAAAGAACATTCTTTTTCAACACATTGTTTTTGACAATGTCAACAACCCTCTCATCATTGATCAAAATTACTGCCCACATAACCAAGGCTGCCCCGGTCAG GCTTCTGGAGTAAAGATTAGTAATGTAAGATATGAAGACATCCATGGAACGTCAGCTACTGAAGTAGGTATAAACTTTGAGTGTAGCCCTGCAAGGCCATGCAACGAAATAAGATTGAAAGATGTAAAGTTGATATTCAAGGATCAAATTGCCCAAGCATCGTGTGAATATGCAACAGGAACTACCTTGGGTCTAGTTCAACCTTCTAATTGCTTAGTATAG